CCGGCGCCCGGTAATGCTTACCGATCAGTGTCTGGGCTTCTTCGGGAACTGTCATGGGGCTGCCGCTCTCCGCTCGAATAGTTGCTCAGCGGCGCAGCTTATCAGCGTGATTGGCGTCTGGATGCCAGAGCCGCCAGTGCGCCACCGGCGGCGCCCAGCGCCAGCGCCGACGGAACCCCGATCCGGGCGGCCTTACGAGCGATTCGGAAGTCACGGATCTCCCATCCCCGTTCGCGGGCCAGGCTGCGCAGCCGGGCGTCGGGGTTGATGGCGACCGCGGTACCCACCAGCGACAGCATGGGGACGTCGTTGTAGCTATCGGAGTAGGCGGTGCAGCGCTTGAGGTTGAGTCCCTCCCGGATCGCCAGCGAACGCACCGCATGAGCTTTGCCGGTGCCGTGCAGGATCTCGCCGACCAGTCGCCCGGTGAATACCCCGTCGACCGACTCGGCGACGGTGCCCAGCGCCCCGGTCAGGCCGAGCCGGTGTGCGATGGTGGCCGCGAGCTCGTAGGGCGTGGCGGTGATCAGCCACACCTGCTGGCCGGCGTCGAGGTGCATCTGGGTGAGCTCACGGGTGCCGGCCCAGATCTTGTCGGCGATGATTTCGTCGTAGATCTCCTCGCCCAGGGCCACCAGCTCTGCGACCGAGCGGCCCTCGATGAACGCGAGCGCTTTGCGTCGGCCGGCGGCCACGTCGTCGCTGTTCTCCTTGCCGAGTACCTGGAACTTGGCCTGGGCGTAGAGGAATCCGAGGACGTCGCGGTAGGTGAAGTAGTGGCGAGCGGCCAGCCCGCGGCCGAAGTGCACCGCCGACGAGCCCTGTACCAAGGTGTTGTCCACGTCGAAAAAGGCGGCTGCGGTCAGGTCGATCGGCGGTTGCGGACCACTGTCGGCGGCGACGTGGGCCCCCATGTCCGCAAGCGCTCGGGTGGCGCTGGCATTGGGTGGCAGCGGGTCGGCCAGCGATGTCAGGTCGACGTGACCGGCCTGGTCTGCCCCACCCGGGTCGGAGGAAACCATCACAAACTCCTAATCGCGGCCGGTGCGGCCGGTATCAACACTATCCGGGCAAATGCGCCGGGGAGGTTTACCCGGTTGGCGCGGCTTGAACACGCGAACCTCCGGGGTTTGGTGCGATGGTTGCGCTCCAAGTGGGCAGCGGTGTGTGCGGTCTCGGGGTGCCGACAGACCGGGCGCGAGCTGAGCCAACCGGGAGTTCGACGCAAAGCGTCGAAATCTTCAAGGCCGCAGCGGCTTTCGGTGCAAACGCTTGACCGGGACCGGTTCGAGGCCAACCGGCCAGCGGCCCATGGGCACAGGTAGCGAGGTATACGTGAAATCCGAAACGCTTCAGCCCGTCGGTGGTAGCGCTACGCTAGCTAACGCGACAATTTCGGGAGGTGGTATAGGTCCGCGCGATAGAGGCTCTCAGCGCAACCTTGTAAACGGGTCGAGCCGTGCCGGAGCACTCGATCGAGCGGGAATCTTGTGCTCGGTGGCGTAACACGAGGGTGAGGATGATTCCGGTTAGCGGCGTGGTGAGGCGCGTGTGGTTGCTGCTGGCCGTTGTGGTCGTGGCCGTCGTCGGGGGGCTCGGAATCTATCGGCTGCACCGCATCTTCGGTGTTCATCAGCAACCCACGGTGATGGTCAAGCCCGATCTCGATGTCCCGCAGTTCAACCCCAAGCGGGTGACCTATGAAGTCTTTGGCCCCGCCAAGACCGCAAAAATCTCCTACCTGGATCCTGATGCCCGGGTGCAGCGACTGGAGAGCGTGCCCCTGCCGTGGTCCGTCACGGTCACGACGACGCTGCCCGCGGTCAGCGTCAACCTAATGGCGCAAAGTAGCAGCGACGTGCTCAGCTGCCGGATCATCGTGAACGGCGTGGTCAAGGACGAGAGGTCCATTACCGGACCGAGAGCATTAACCTTCTGCCAGGTGAGTTCCGCATGAGCGAAAAGCAGGCCCCATCAACTGCGCAGCGGCCTTTTCTGCCGCGGATGATCCACCGGTTTGCGGTGCTGATCGTGCTGTTCTGGCTGGGGCTCACCGCCGTCGTCAATCTCGCCGTGCCGCAACTGGAAGTGGTCGCAAAAGCGCATTCGGTATCGATGAGCCCCAGCGACGCCCCGTCGATTCAGGCGATAAAGCGCGTTGGTCAGGTATTCGGCGAGTTTGATTCCGATACCGCGGTGACGATTGTGTTGGAAGGCGACAAGCCCCTCGGTGAAGACGCGCACCGATTCTATAGCCAGCTGATGCAAAAGCTTTCGGCTGATACCCGACATGTCGAGCACATCCAGGACTTCTGGGGCGATCCGCTGACCGCGGCGGGATCGCAGAGTGCGGATGACAAAGCCGCCTATGTCGTGGTGTATCTGGTCGGCAACAACGAAACCGCGGCCAACAACTCGGTCGACGCGGTGCGCCATATCGTGGACACCACGCCGCCACCACGCGGGGTCAAGGCCTACGTCACCGGTCCGTCGGCGCTCAACGCCGATCAGTCCGAGGCCGGTGATAAAAGCATCGCGAGGGTCACCGCGATTACCAGCTTGGTGATCGCGGCGATGTTGCTGTTCATCTACCGGTCGGTAGTGACCGCGGTTCTTGTTCTGGTCATGGTCGGAATCGACCTGGGCGCAATCCGGGGAATCGTCGCCTTCCTGTCCTATCACAACATTTTCAGTCTTTCGACATTCGCGACCAACCTGCTGGTGTTGTTGGCCATCGCGGCCAGCACGGACTACGCAATCTTCATGCTCGGTCGCTACCACGAAGCGCGCTACGCCGGCCAGGATCGCGAAACCGCCTTCTACACGATGTTTCACGGGACCGCCCACGTGATCCTGGGTTCGGGCTTGACCATCGCCGGCGCCCTGTACTGCCTGAGCTTTGCTCGACTTCCGTATTTTGAAACGCTCGCCGCGCCGGCCGCGATAGGCATGCTCGTCGCCGTCTTCGCCGCGCTCACACTCGGCCCGGCGGTGCTGACCGTCGGCAGCTTCTTCAAGCTCCTGGACCCCAAGCGACCAATCAGGACACGGCGATGGCGCCGAGTGGGAACGGCGATCGTTCGTTGGCCCGGGCCGGTGCTCGCGGCGACCTGCGCGGTCGCCTCTGTTGGCTTGCTGGCCTTGCCTAGCTACAAGACAACATACGATCTGCGCAAATTCATGCCCGCCAGCATGCCGTCCAATGTGGGGGACGCGGCGGCGGGTCGACACTTTTCGCGGGCCCGGCTGAACCCCGAGGTGCTGTTGATCGAAAGCGATCACGATATGCGTAATCCGGTGGACATGCTGGTCTTAGACAAGGTCGCCAAGAATATCTACCACAGTCCCGGTATTGAACAGGTCAAATCGATAACCCGGCCCCTGGGAACATCCATCAAGCACACTTCGATTCCATTCATAATCAGCATG
The nucleotide sequence above comes from Mycobacterium decipiens. Encoded proteins:
- a CDS encoding HAD family hydrolase, yielding MVSSDPGGADQAGHVDLTSLADPLPPNASATRALADMGAHVAADSGPQPPIDLTAAAFFDVDNTLVQGSSAVHFGRGLAARHYFTYRDVLGFLYAQAKFQVLGKENSDDVAAGRRKALAFIEGRSVAELVALGEEIYDEIIADKIWAGTRELTQMHLDAGQQVWLITATPYELAATIAHRLGLTGALGTVAESVDGVFTGRLVGEILHGTGKAHAVRSLAIREGLNLKRCTAYSDSYNDVPMLSLVGTAVAINPDARLRSLARERGWEIRDFRIARKAARIGVPSALALGAAGGALAALASRRQSR
- a CDS encoding MmpS family transport accessory protein, with the translated sequence MRMIPVSGVVRRVWLLLAVVVVAVVGGLGIYRLHRIFGVHQQPTVMVKPDLDVPQFNPKRVTYEVFGPAKTAKISYLDPDARVQRLESVPLPWSVTVTTTLPAVSVNLMAQSSSDVLSCRIIVNGVVKDERSITGPRALTFCQVSSA
- a CDS encoding RND family transporter yields the protein MSEKQAPSTAQRPFLPRMIHRFAVLIVLFWLGLTAVVNLAVPQLEVVAKAHSVSMSPSDAPSIQAIKRVGQVFGEFDSDTAVTIVLEGDKPLGEDAHRFYSQLMQKLSADTRHVEHIQDFWGDPLTAAGSQSADDKAAYVVVYLVGNNETAANNSVDAVRHIVDTTPPPRGVKAYVTGPSALNADQSEAGDKSIARVTAITSLVIAAMLLFIYRSVVTAVLVLVMVGIDLGAIRGIVAFLSYHNIFSLSTFATNLLVLLAIAASTDYAIFMLGRYHEARYAGQDRETAFYTMFHGTAHVILGSGLTIAGALYCLSFARLPYFETLAAPAAIGMLVAVFAALTLGPAVLTVGSFFKLLDPKRPIRTRRWRRVGTAIVRWPGPVLAATCAVASVGLLALPSYKTTYDLRKFMPASMPSNVGDAAAGRHFSRARLNPEVLLIESDHDMRNPVDMLVLDKVAKNIYHSPGIEQVKSITRPLGTSIKHTSIPFIISMQGVNSNEQMQFMKDRIDDMLIQVDAMNISIATMHNMYRLMGEVIDNTVDMDHLTHDMSNITDTLRDHLADFEDFFRPIRSYFYWEKHCYDVPLCWSIRSIFDMFDSVDQLSEKLEHLVKDMDILVTLLPQMRAQMPPMISAMTTMRDMMLVWHGVLLSFYKQQDMNSKDPGAMGRVFDAAQIDDSFYLPQSAFENPDFKRGLKMFLSPDGKAARFIIALEGDPATPEGISRVDPIKREAREAIKGTPLQGAAILLGGTAATFKDIQEGATYDLLIAGVAAISLILIIMMIITRSVVAAMVIVGTVLLSMGASFGLSVLVWQDILGIELYWMVLAMSVILLLAVGSDYNLLLISRLKEEIGAGLNTGIIRAMAGTGGVVTAAGMVFAVTMSLFVFSDLRIIGQIGTTIGLGLLFDTLIVRAFMTPSIAALLGRWFWWPQRVRPRPASQMLRPSGPRRLVRALLLPPDQKSSVTSRP